In Desulfomonile tiedjei DSM 6799, a genomic segment contains:
- a CDS encoding ribonuclease catalytic domain-containing protein, with product MSFQKNDIVDYYENCRISCGLIVDVDDRKLKVLNDQGKETKISSSRALTTGTDPAFPFSGTKEEQVRRLKELSASRDALKRNIDLKELWEVVGDVTREIDISDLSELFFGNQIDQNKTASLIRAIFEDRVYFKIGQGSIEVPSQNQVKQALVQREKELQRRQLIEQSAKFLSQIKSSEELKATDAPEDLILMLEEAALAGKDWMLFKQVKEIFLQAGLIPQWDPFKVLVRLGKWSEDENITLRAERIPVEFSSEALAGAEHASKKPLPDITFFSGQDLLAIDSSTTRDVDDAISLSRDGDHLVLGVHITDASYYVEHNSSLDLEIRDRATSIYLPEITIPMMPRVLSEQAASLESGQDRLALTVLVRFGPEMQLLDFALKRSIIRINQRLTYEEAEEKIAVPGSTEALMFAVASSLRQKRIESGAIIFKDPEISVRVNHAGEIEVFVRNRETPAQILVSEMMILANNLFARYLRDNKIPGIFRSQGPPLEKIELGEEYDPVASYRSKKVLARGDLSTDPDAHSTLGLDIYTTASSPLRRYPDLIVQRQLKAALEGATLLRPQELERILDQIIPRLDRAASLERERQKYFLLKYLEKRKAQEFQAIVLHRFPRFYLVQITDLALNAVLRTPAGTNLSPGERVVTKIEKVSPRDDRLTLSLVSANPV from the coding sequence ATGAGTTTTCAAAAGAACGATATAGTCGATTATTACGAGAATTGCAGGATTTCCTGTGGGTTGATTGTCGATGTCGACGATCGCAAGCTGAAAGTGCTGAACGATCAGGGCAAAGAGACCAAAATTTCGTCCAGCAGAGCTTTAACGACAGGAACAGACCCGGCTTTCCCCTTCTCCGGCACCAAAGAAGAACAAGTGAGGAGATTGAAAGAGCTCTCCGCATCGAGAGATGCCCTGAAGAGAAACATCGATCTCAAAGAATTGTGGGAAGTCGTCGGCGATGTAACCAGAGAAATCGACATCAGCGATTTGAGTGAATTATTTTTCGGAAACCAAATCGATCAGAATAAGACTGCCTCCCTCATTAGAGCTATCTTTGAAGACAGGGTCTATTTCAAAATAGGGCAGGGCTCTATTGAAGTACCTTCCCAAAATCAGGTCAAGCAGGCGCTCGTTCAGCGTGAAAAGGAATTGCAGCGCCGTCAACTGATCGAGCAGTCGGCCAAGTTTCTCAGCCAAATCAAATCCTCCGAGGAATTGAAAGCAACCGATGCACCGGAAGACCTGATTCTCATGCTGGAAGAAGCGGCTTTGGCCGGAAAAGACTGGATGTTGTTCAAACAGGTGAAAGAGATCTTCCTTCAGGCCGGACTGATTCCCCAGTGGGACCCCTTCAAAGTCCTTGTGCGATTGGGAAAATGGTCTGAAGACGAAAACATAACGCTACGCGCCGAGAGAATTCCTGTAGAGTTTTCATCCGAAGCGTTAGCAGGAGCGGAACACGCCTCGAAAAAACCTCTTCCCGACATAACCTTCTTCTCGGGCCAGGATCTGTTGGCTATCGATTCCTCCACCACACGGGACGTGGATGACGCTATCAGTTTATCCAGAGACGGCGATCATCTCGTCCTGGGGGTGCATATCACCGATGCAAGTTATTACGTGGAACACAATTCTTCACTCGATCTCGAAATACGGGATCGTGCGACGTCGATATATCTTCCTGAAATAACTATCCCTATGATGCCGAGAGTGCTTTCCGAACAGGCAGCAAGTCTCGAATCGGGACAAGACCGACTCGCTCTCACAGTGCTGGTGAGGTTCGGGCCGGAAATGCAGCTTCTGGATTTCGCGCTGAAGAGATCCATAATCAGGATTAACCAGCGGCTGACGTATGAAGAAGCTGAAGAAAAGATAGCAGTACCTGGGTCGACGGAAGCGCTGATGTTTGCCGTTGCTTCTTCCCTGAGGCAGAAGAGAATCGAATCTGGGGCAATCATCTTCAAAGATCCGGAGATCTCTGTACGAGTCAATCATGCCGGAGAAATAGAGGTTTTCGTTCGCAACAGAGAAACCCCTGCTCAGATTCTCGTCTCGGAAATGATGATCCTGGCCAACAATTTGTTTGCCCGGTATCTTCGAGACAACAAAATTCCGGGCATATTCAGGAGCCAAGGCCCCCCCTTGGAAAAGATAGAGCTCGGGGAGGAGTACGATCCGGTTGCATCGTACCGCAGCAAGAAAGTTCTTGCCCGCGGCGACTTGAGCACGGACCCGGATGCTCACTCAACCCTGGGTTTAGATATCTATACCACGGCATCATCGCCGCTGAGACGTTATCCCGACTTGATCGTTCAACGACAACTCAAGGCCGCTCTTGAGGGAGCGACTCTGCTAAGACCCCAGGAATTGGAGAGAATCCTGGATCAGATCATACCTCGATTGGATCGTGCGGCTTCATTGGAGCGAGAAAGACAAAAGTACTTTCTCCTCAAATACCTTGAAAAGCGAAAGGCGCAGGAGTTCCAAGCCATAGTGCTACATCGATTCCCTCGATTTTACCTTGTGCAGATTACGGACCTGGCACTTAATGCCGTATTACGCACCCCTGCCGGAACGAATTTGAGTCCGGGGGAAAGGGTAGTTACGAAAATCGAAAAAGTCAGCCCGAGAGACGACCGGCTGACATTGTCCTTGGTATCCGCCAATCCTGTCTGA